In Trueperaceae bacterium, the sequence GCCTCCGACCCGTCGGCGCGGATCGACGTCGGGCTCGCCGTGACCTCCATCGTCACGTCGCGGATCGAGGCGGGGCCGGCGGTGGCGGTGACGCCGTCGGCGGTTCCGCTCGTTCCCGTCGCGACGAGCCGGACGTCGCCGCCCGCGTCCGCGCTGAGGCCCGTGGCGACGACGTTCTCGAACGTCACCGACGAGGCGCCGGCGGGAAGCGTCGCGGTGGGGAGCGCCTCCGGGTCCTCCCCCGCGACGAACAGCGTTCCGGGGACCTCCCCGCCGGTCGCGGACAGGACGATCGTGGAGTCCAGCAGACCGTCGGTCACGGGGCCCGCGTCGTCGCGAAGGGTGAGCGTGACGTCGAAGGGCACGTGGCGCAGCAGCTCCCCCGACGCACCGTCGAGGGCGAACGTCAGGCCGGTGTCGACGGGGTCGCAAGGAGTCGACGGGCCGAGATCCACGAGGGTGGGGTACGCATCGGCACAGGTACGCCACACCGCGTCCGGTGCCCCGCGGGTGGCGGGAACACCATTGGCGATGGGCCAATCGCGAGACCGATAGGTGTCGTACCGCTTGAGCGCCTCCATCGACACGTCTTCGATTCCCTCCGGCGAGTTGTTCACGCCCGTGAGGTTCTCCTGCCCACTGGCACTCAGGTCGACGAAGACGTCCTCGTAGTCGGCGTTCATCGCGTAGCCCGTCACCGCACCGACCCAAGACTCGGATGCACTGACGGTGGCATGTGACACGACGCGACGTAGAGTGGGGTTCGATCCCCCTTGGGATGCGGTACGCCCCACCAGGCCACCGACGCTCTTCGTGCCTGTGACCTGCCCCTCGACGATCACATCCTCGACGGCGGCGGCCCCCGACAGATCGCCGATGAAGCCACCCAGTCCAGAAGTGGCGCCATCGACGGTTGCCCGAACACGAAGGCGGGAAAGATCGGCGTTGGCCACGCTCCCGCCGAAGCCGCCGGCGTCCTGGTCCGCGACGACCGTCGCCGAAACGAACACGTCGTGGACCGTCCCCTCGACCATGTGACCAACGACGCCGCCCACCTCCTCCGTCCCCTGGAACCGTCCCTCGACCGTCACGTCCGATACCTCGAGCGGACTCCCAGACTGGACGAATCCGACGACCCCAGCCACGCCCTCACTCCCCTGTACCTCGGCATCGACGTCGACACTCCGCACGACGGCTTCGCCGGCGTCCAACGAGACGCCCACGACCCCTCCGACCCCGATCAAGCCTGAGGTGGAGGTCGACGAGATGGTGCTGTCGACGATCCGGCCACGCTCGATCGTGCCGTCCTTGAGTGTGCCAGCCACGCCGCCGACCGACGCCCCGCCACTCGCGTCGACGGATACGAAGAAATCCGAGATCATCGGTCGCCGTGACGCGTCATTGGGGTCGGCGAAGAGCGCCGACACGAGGCCTCCGGTGCGTCCGCTCGTCGTCGCCGAAGCTCCATGAACCGTGCCGCGATAGGACACGTTCCGAAGCGCACCACCGGAGACTTCGGACACGAGGCCTCCGGTGCGATACCCATCGACGCTCACTTCCGCCCCCGAAACGTGGACGTCCGTAATGGTTCCTGCGAGGGTGCCGGCGACGATTCCGGCGGCGTCGCTCGCACGTACGGTCGCGTCATGGAACCGAACGTCGCGAACCTCCGCCCCCCTTGACACCCCTTGGAAGAAGCCGACGAAGTCGTCCGTCGTACTGAGAGCGAAGTTGTGGATGGTGTGGCCATTCCCATCGAGCACCCCACCGAACCAATACGTTCCCGATCCGATGGGCACCCATTCGACACCCGCCAAGTCGACGTCGTCCTGCATCCGGAAGCTGGCCTGCGCACAGTTCTCCGAGGTGGAGGTCGCGAAATGATCGGACCAGGACACGAAATGGGCCGTCGTCGCGAGCAGGTATGGATCGTCCGGCGTTCCCGACCCCCCGCCGAACGTCACACCGGGGCACTCGTGCGCGAGCCCGAACGAAGCGAGGGCGAAGAACACGGGGGCGAGCCACCGATGGAGGGCGTACGTCGTGCGGGGGCGAGGGTGCGGTTGGACCTGAGGGCGCATCGGTCTCCTCTCGGTCGGCGACCGTGAGTACCCTCCGTGTTGTTACACACGTGACGGTTCGAACGGATGCCGACGCTCGAGAGAGTTTACCTAGGATGCGTTCTGCACGTGTTTCGTCGCTGCTGCGAAACCGACACGCCATATCCGTTCGCGCGTACGCATCACGACGGTGGCAGGCATGTCGGCCGTGACGGGCGCGCCGCCTCCGCTCAGTCCGCGCAGCTCCCGTGCGGGTACGGCCACCCGCAGTTCGGGCAGGGCGCCTTCACGCCGCAGGGGGTGTTGGGGCACGGGTGGTTGCACATCATGCAGGGCTTCATGGCGGTGAGCTCCCCTCCACGCCCGCGCGCCGTGCGGCGCGCGGGGACGTCGTGCACGCATGCTAGCGTCGCGCATGGACACGGTGAGCGACGCGGTGGTGATCGGGGCGGGCATCGTCGGCGCGGCGATCGCCTACCGCCTGGCGGAACGCGGCCTGTCGGTCCGGATCCTCGAGGCGGCGGAGGCGCCCGCGACCGGCTCGACCGGCCGCAGCGCCGCCGGCGTCCGGGTGCAGTTCTCCAGCGACCTGAACGTCCGGCTGTCGTTGGCCGGCATCGAGGCGTACCGCACGTTCGAGGCCGAGCACGGCCTCCCGTCGGGCTACCGGCCGCAGGGCTACCTGTTCCTCGTGCCCGAGGACGCCTGGCCGGCGCACGCCCGCGCCGTGGAGGTCCAGCGGGCGGCGGGCGCGCCGGTCGAGGTGCTCGACCCGGAGGCGGCGCAGGCCCACACGCCGTTCGACGCGACCGGCGTGCACGCCGCGACGTACGGCCCCATCGACGGCGTCGTCGATCCGCACCTCCTGACGCGCGGGTACCTGCATCTCGCGAGGCAGGCGGGCGCGACGGTGCACCTCCGCACCCGAGTGGAGGCCGCCGCGCACGCGGCGGGGACGTGGCGGCTGACGACGTCCGCGCACGCGCACGCCGCGACGTTCGAGGCACCCCTGGTCGTGAACGCCGCCGGCGCGTGGGCCGGCGGCGTGGCCGCCGCCGCCGGCCTGACGCTGCCGGTGGAGCCGGTGCGCCGCATGATCTTCGCGACCGGCCCCGTCGAGACGCCGCACCCGTACCCGTTGACGGTGGACGTCGCGACCGGCACCTACCTGCGGGGGGAGGGCGAGCGCGTGCTGTTCGGGCGCAGCGACCCAAACCAGGCCCCGGGGTTCGTGGAGGGCATGGACTGGGCGTGGCTGGAGACGACCCTCGAGGCCGCCCTGCCGCGCTTCCCCTGGATGGCGACCGTCGGCCTCGACCGGGCCGC encodes:
- a CDS encoding FAD-dependent oxidoreductase, which produces MDTVSDAVVIGAGIVGAAIAYRLAERGLSVRILEAAEAPATGSTGRSAAGVRVQFSSDLNVRLSLAGIEAYRTFEAEHGLPSGYRPQGYLFLVPEDAWPAHARAVEVQRAAGAPVEVLDPEAAQAHTPFDATGVHAATYGPIDGVVDPHLLTRGYLHLARQAGATVHLRTRVEAAAHAAGTWRLTTSAHAHAATFEAPLVVNAAGAWAGGVAAAAGLTLPVEPVRRMIFATGPVETPHPYPLTVDVATGTYLRGEGERVLFGRSDPNQAPGFVEGMDWAWLETTLEAALPRFPWMATVGLDRAASWWGYYEVTPDHDAILGRHPDADGWIDAAGFSGHGVQHAAMVARLIAEEAVDGAAHTLDVASLRHARFRERGRGGRETHIV